The genomic stretch GTTCTTCAGTTCGACCTGATGGAAGGTGCTGAGCGTTGTGTCCGTCTCCGTTCCCATGTCAGGCGCACTGATACCATACATCACCTTGCTGGTCGCGGCTTCATCCGTCAGCCAAACGATGGTCGCGGAATTCGATGTAATCTGGGCGGTCTGAACCGAGTTGATCACAGGCGCCGCGCCATCATTCAGAACAACTTCTTCGTTTTCCGTTTCCGGATCCGAACTGCCTGCAGCCAAACCATTTTCACCCAAAGGCGAAGTTGGATCATCAGGAACCGTGCAGACTTCCGTGTGATAGGTTCCGCTGACGGCCAGCTCGGGACCTGAGATAGGCGTGCCAAAGCCTCGGCCTGTTGTCGCTCCGCTGGAATTCACACCCAGGTTGCCGGCCACGGCAATATTCAGTTTACCCTGGGCCAGAAGATCTCGCATCACGGTGGCTCCGAATATCGTCTTTAAATCCAGGCTGACTGTGGTCAGAACACTGGTCTGAGGCACTGTGGCCAAAAAACTTTCCCAGGCAGGAACAGCCGCATCATCCCAGGCTTCCACCGCAGTCGTCGCCTGAGTGCGATCGAATCCTGTCTCGGCCACGCCGCGGCCGTTGACCACCAGGGCCGCCTTGCCGCTGGCACTGCGTTTCAATTTCAAATTGATCGACGCCGTGCTTAACGATACTTCTTCGCTTTTCACCTGGGGAAGGCTCGCATCATAATGGAATTCAACCGCTGCGAAGGCGCCCGGTGTGGCCGTCGTGGTCGGTGTTCCCATCGTCCCAGTAAAAGCTGCAGAGCCGGTACTGTTTCCATCCTTGTGAAGGAAGGTATTGGTGAAGGTATAATCCTGGCTTGTGACGCAATCGAGCGAGGCGGATGAAATAGTCCGGCCCTTGATCACCAGATAGGCCTGATACACAGGCGAATCATCCCCTGTGGCCACCGGTAAAAAACCATCCTTCAGAAGGCTTAAATCTGTGTGGCTCGTCCCTTGGGCAAGGTCTGAAACCTTCAGATCGAAGCTATTGCGGGTCGCCTGCTTATAGTGAGACAGGGACCAATCGATAAAGTAAGTGTTCGGAGTCGTCACACCGCTTCCGTAATAAATCGCATCGGTAATTTTTGGTGAAGTTGTATTCACCATGCTTAAAGGTGGGCGACCCGAGAAAACTCCATCCACGAAGATGGCTTCGGTATCCGAACTATCGCGCGCCGTATCGATGACAAGGTGTGCTTCCAGGAACTGATAGTTATTGTCGGGATAATCAAAGCTGAAGTGAAAAGGCGTCTGGCCATCCGTGACAGCCTGACCAATGGAAACCGAAGCTCCGGTAAAGGGAAGGTCGCTGGCCGACCAACCTGGAATCCCGCTGGTTGCCTCTATGATTTGCGTGACAGGAACGATCTGATAGCTTTTGCCCGCCTTTGTCTTCGTCTGGGTCGAGGTGGAGACAGTCCCTTCGGTCCTTCCTCCACCAGATCCACCGAGTGTTGCGGGATCCAGCTCTTCACCGTATTCAAAATCCTGCTTCTGACCGCAGGAGGCAAGCAGGAGCAGCACACAGGATAAATGCGTGGCATGCATTTTCATATTAGCCTCTTCACTATACTGTCCGTCATCATTTGAACGAAGTCCGCGGCAAGAGCCGCTGGATGTTATAAATTCAAATTCGACCCCGCCGAGGGTCACTTAATTGCGGTTAGTTTTGGGAATGAATTCCGGAGGCTGAAGGCATGGTTTGAGTGAGGTCGGCAGGAGGACTTTTGAGGGTTTTGTCCCACCCGCCCGTATACATCTGATTTTATTGACTAATATTAAACGAAAAAGAACGCTCGGTAAGGATCGCACTAGTCCATTCAGTTTTGATGAAGCTGAACAAGATTACCGCAGGTATCTTCGAACACAGCGTACGTACCCCACGCGGCCTGCGTGGGTGGCACGCGGAAAACAACACCCTTTTCCACCAGGGCTTCACTTTCTTTCTGCACGTCATCACTGAAGAAGGTCAAGAGGGGAATCTCGTCTTCATAGATCGCTTTTTGAAAAGCGCGGGCAGCGGGATGAGCATTGGTTTCCAAAGCCAGTTCCACCGAAGGGCCGTCCTTGGACACCAGCGTCACCCATTTATGCTCGGGCAGGGGAATTTCCGTTTTCTTTTGAAAGCCCAGAACTTCGGTATAGAATCGAAGAGCTTTATCCTGATCATCGACAATCACGCTGACGAGTTTTACTTGCATGCGTCCACCCCTTGTCTGTGTGTTCAGGCCCAGTACCCTTCCCTTCCTATAGCATTGCCTCCGAATCACTGGCAAGATTCTGCGCCGCGAGAATTTCGCAAAGTATGGAAAAAGCGATCTGAAGCGGCGTGTCTGTCGGCATATTCAGTCCGGCTGGCGCGCAAAAACGCTGCAAAAGGGAGTTATCCAGACCGCGTTCCAAAAGATCAGCAACGATCAGTCGAGACCGCTTCTCGCTCGCGACCAAGGCCACGTAATCAGCGCCGGAAAGAAGGGCTCGTTCGGCGATGGCCGCATCCTGTTTATGATGACTCGCAATCACCACCCACGCGCCCTTCGGTATATCGAGGGCATTGACGTCCATAGGCAGTTCGCAAACCTGAAGATGCGGCTGCTCCTGGTCCAGGGGGCTATTGCGAAAGACCTGCGCCTTCCATTCCAAAAATTGCAGAATGCGCGTGAATTCTTCGGTAATGCGGGTTTGCCCAAAGACGTAAAGAGCCGAGGGCGTGGGCTGAAGCGTCGGCAGAGGCGCAAGGCCCCAGCCTTTGGTATTCCGCAAAGGTTCGAGCGGATAGCCCTTCCACGCTGCAAGTGAGGAGGCGAGCTGCAGAAAAAGTTCGCGCCACGAATGGAGCGGCAATGAAGGTCCGGCCCCGCTTTCGCTCTGAAAGCCGAGTTCCTTTAAAAATTGAGCGGCCGCCGCGTTCCAAGGTCCGAAGTTGGGCACCGCCACCAGAGGGCTGGAAAAATGCGGCTCCAGATAAACATCCATCACCCCACCGCAGGGCATCAGTCCAAAGACTTCATCATCCAGATCGATTTCCACGATGCGTGGTCTTTTTTCGGAAAGAGCCTCGCAGGCTTCCTGCGATACATGCGACTCGGCACAGCCGCCGCCGATGTATCCGTAAAGGTTGACGCCTTGTTCATCGAAAAGAGCCTTGGATCCGGTCTTGGCCGAGGCCGAGCCTCGGACATTGACGACTGTGGCAATCACGAAGTTGGCGCCGGCGTCTTTGAGGGACTGAGCCCTGCGAAAAAGTTCAGG from Oligoflexus sp. encodes the following:
- a CDS encoding fibronectin type III domain-containing protein → MKMHATHLSCVLLLLASCGQKQDFEYGEELDPATLGGSGGGRTEGTVSTSTQTKTKAGKSYQIVPVTQIIEATSGIPGWSASDLPFTGASVSIGQAVTDGQTPFHFSFDYPDNNYQFLEAHLVIDTARDSSDTEAIFVDGVFSGRPPLSMVNTTSPKITDAIYYGSGVTTPNTYFIDWSLSHYKQATRNSFDLKVSDLAQGTSHTDLSLLKDGFLPVATGDDSPVYQAYLVIKGRTISSASLDCVTSQDYTFTNTFLHKDGNSTGSAAFTGTMGTPTTTATPGAFAAVEFHYDASLPQVKSEEVSLSTASINLKLKRSASGKAALVVNGRGVAETGFDRTQATTAVEAWDDAAVPAWESFLATVPQTSVLTTVSLDLKTIFGATVMRDLLAQGKLNIAVAGNLGVNSSGATTGRGFGTPISGPELAVSGTYHTEVCTVPDDPTSPLGENGLAAGSSDPETENEEVVLNDGAAPVINSVQTAQITSNSATIVWLTDEAATSKVMYGISAPDMGTETDTTLSTFHQVELKNLTPYKYYKFQVVSADRFGNESRSEIQVFVTQR
- a CDS encoding VOC family protein, with protein sequence MQVKLVSVIVDDQDKALRFYTEVLGFQKKTEIPLPEHKWVTLVSKDGPSVELALETNAHPAARAFQKAIYEDEIPLLTFFSDDVQKESEALVEKGVVFRVPPTQAAWGTYAVFEDTCGNLVQLHQN
- a CDS encoding XdhC family protein yields the protein MLTSPPELFRRAQSLKDAGANFVIATVVNVRGSASAKTGSKALFDEQGVNLYGYIGGGCAESHVSQEACEALSEKRPRIVEIDLDDEVFGLMPCGGVMDVYLEPHFSSPLVAVPNFGPWNAAAAQFLKELGFQSESGAGPSLPLHSWRELFLQLASSLAAWKGYPLEPLRNTKGWGLAPLPTLQPTPSALYVFGQTRITEEFTRILQFLEWKAQVFRNSPLDQEQPHLQVCELPMDVNALDIPKGAWVVIASHHKQDAAIAERALLSGADYVALVASEKRSRLIVADLLERGLDNSLLQRFCAPAGLNMPTDTPLQIAFSILCEILAAQNLASDSEAML